The Chloroflexus aggregans DSM 9485 genome segment GCTTTGAAGGTCGCGCTTTCTACGCGCCATTTTTCTTTACCCAACCGGCTACCATGCTCGATTACTTACCGGCAGGGAGTTTGGTGACACTTGCCGAAGCCCATCTCCTCGAACAGCACGCCACCGAGATCGACGTGCAAGCCGCTACGTACCGCGATCAATTAGTGACGATCGGTGAACTACCGCCCAATTTTCCGCGGCCCTATCTGCGCTGGGAAGAGCTTGAGCTACTCGGTCAGACCAAGCTGGTCGTGGCCGATCTGACCCACAACGAGTATCCCGACGCACTCGTTCCACCGCTGTTTGGGGTACCGCCGTTGTATGGTGGTCAGATGCGTCGCCTTATCGAGGCGATTGTCGAGCAGGTACAGGCCGGTGAGATGGTGGTGGCAGTGACCGCGCAAGCCGCTCGGTTGCAGGAGCTGCTTGGAGAACGGTTGATGGGCGAGATTGCAAGCGGGCGCTTTATCGCCATTCTCGGTGGTCTTGAAGCCGGCTTTACCGTACCTGATCTGCGCCTAACCCTGCTCACCGATAGCGAAATCTTTGGGATACGCCAACGTCGTCCGCTCAGTGAACGTCGGCGTAAGACGACGGTAGCCGATCGCACTGCCTTTCTGCGCTCGCTCAAACCCGGTGATTATGTGGTGCATATCGAGCATGGCATCGCCGTGTTTGATGGCATGATCCGCCGTACCGTCGGTGAGGTTGAGCGTGAATATCTCGTGTTGCGCTACGCCGGCGAAGATAAAATCTACGTTCCGGTCGACCAAATTGATCGGGTCACGCGCTATATCGGTGCCGGCGATGGCCCCCCGACCCTCACTCGGCTTGGCACTCAAGATTGGGAACGCACAAAGCGTAAAGTGCGTGCTGCGGTGCAAGAGCTGGCCGAGGAACTGCTCCATCTGTATGCCCAACGTCAGCTCAAGCCCGGTTTTGCATTTTCACCTGATAACGAGTGGCAGCGCGAGTTGGAAGCTAGCTTTCCCTATCTTGAGACCGATGACCAACTACGCGCTATTGCCGAGGTGAAGGCTGATATGGAGCGCCCCATCCCGATGGATCGATTAGTTTGCGGTGATGTTGGGTTTGGGAAGACCGAGGTAGCCCTGCGCGCTGCGTTTAAAGCCGTACAAGACGGAAAACAGGTAGCAATCCTCGTACCGACGACGGTGTTGGCCCAACAGCATTTTGATACGTTCCGTAAACGGATGGCGGCATTTCCGGTGACGGTCGAAATGCTCTCACGCTTTCGCTCGCCGAAAGAGCAAGACGGCATCGTGCGCGATTTGGCCCGAGGCAAGATCGATATTATCATCGGTACGCATCGATTGCTCTCCAACGATGTTGTGTTTCGTGATCTCGGTTTGGTGATCGTTGATGAAGAGCAACGGTTCGGTGTGCGGCACAAAGAGCGGCTCAAGCAGTTGCGAGCCGAGGTAGATGTGTTGACGCTGACGGCCACACCCATCCCGCGCACCTTACACATGGCGCTGTCGGGCATCCGTGATCTGAGTGTGATTAATACACCGCCTGAAGACCGTCTCCCGATCAAAACGTATGTCGTCCCGGCCGATGATCATCTGATCCAAGAGGTGATCCGACGCGAACTCGAACGTGAGGGACAGGTGTACTTTGTCCACAACCGGGTACAGAGCATTTACCATGTGGCAGAACGGTTGCGCCGGCTGGTGCCGGAAGCGCGGATTGCGGTCGGTCACGGTCAGCTCGCCGAGCGTAATTTGGAACGAGTGATGATGGATTTCTTCGAAGGGCGGTACGACGTGCTCGTCTGTACCACGATCATCGAAAGTGGTCTTGATGTTCCCAATGCGAATACCATCATCATCGATGATGCAACGCATTACGGCCTAGCCCAGCTTTATCAGTTACGTGGCCGCGTCGGGCGTGGTGCAACACGGGCGTATGCGTACCTTCTCTACAACCCAGCCGCCCCTATGACATCCGATGCCCGTCAACGACTAGAGGCGATCCAAGAAGCGACCGAACTTGGTGCCGGATTCCGCGTCGCAATGCGTGATCTTGAAATACGAGGCGCCGGTAATCTGTTAGGTTCTGAGCAGTCGGGTCACATTGCTGCGGTGGGTTTCGATCTCTATTCACGCCTCCTTGAGCAGGCTGTGCAGCAACTCAAGCGGGATGTCGATGAGCTGACCGTTGATCGAGGATTCACACCTTCCCCAACGGAGATGGCGGCCGGCTTGTGCGCGCCTACCGTGTCGGAAAAGGTGTTGGTGGCACCGTTGGTGACCATCGATTTACCGTTGACCGCCTACCTTCCCCCCACCTATATTGCTGATGAGACGGTGCGATTGGCGGTGTACCAGCGGATGATCGATGCCGACACCATTGAGGAAGTGCGTAGTCTGCGCCAAGAGCTGATCGACCGCTTTGGCGGGCCGCTGCCAGAGCCGGTGTTACACTTGATCCTCTGGTTGCAAATAAGGTTCTTGGCGCTGCAAGCCGGTGTAGCGTCGATCACGACGGAAGGTGATGTGTTTCTCATCCGCCTGATGACCAGCTTAACGCCGGCAATGCGTGATCGACTGCGGCGACGGTTTCCGCGAGATGCGGCGCTCAAGCTTGGGCAGCAATCGATCCGGCTAGAGCGACGGTTGGTTGGGGCACAGTGGCCAGAACGCCTGTTGGCAGTTATTGAAGTATTGGTGGCTGAAGCAGGTTGAGGCACATTGTGCTCACACCCGAACCAATTGCCCACGGCGAAAAGCAACAATGACTTGATTGCATCGATAACGCTGGTCCGCACCGGTAAAAATCACCCCATCGTACCCATAACGATCGATCCACCACTCGATGGCAGCATCGGTCTCAACATCAAGGCCAAGAGCGGCTGCTTCTTGTCTAATCTGTTTAACTTGCCGGTTCCAAGCGGTCAAATCAACCGTTAATGGACGCTCAATCCGCACTCGATAACGGGCGGGTGTGACGACAAATAGTCGTTGCAAC includes the following:
- the mfd gene encoding transcription-repair coupling factor — encoded protein: MTSLPAVSWQCSSVSALGTVLAELPVLTRLAAALRPGYQTIAPVPTAARPALIAALARRWPLPVVYVTLSAESARRAVDDLCQWLSPDRVWLFPAADALPYEHMSAGSDVIARRLAVLRGLQTGQWSGVIVTPVKALMQPTMPPSELATATIRLRRGMQMPIDQLLHRLLASGYQRAAMVETPGEVSRRGAILDVWSSGDELPLRIEWFDDEIDSLRRFEPATQRSEQRLEQAEIGPPHEIPLWQREEALRRIDALDLRGLRREVAEEWAVAREQLAAGQRFEGRAFYAPFFFTQPATMLDYLPAGSLVTLAEAHLLEQHATEIDVQAATYRDQLVTIGELPPNFPRPYLRWEELELLGQTKLVVADLTHNEYPDALVPPLFGVPPLYGGQMRRLIEAIVEQVQAGEMVVAVTAQAARLQELLGERLMGEIASGRFIAILGGLEAGFTVPDLRLTLLTDSEIFGIRQRRPLSERRRKTTVADRTAFLRSLKPGDYVVHIEHGIAVFDGMIRRTVGEVEREYLVLRYAGEDKIYVPVDQIDRVTRYIGAGDGPPTLTRLGTQDWERTKRKVRAAVQELAEELLHLYAQRQLKPGFAFSPDNEWQRELEASFPYLETDDQLRAIAEVKADMERPIPMDRLVCGDVGFGKTEVALRAAFKAVQDGKQVAILVPTTVLAQQHFDTFRKRMAAFPVTVEMLSRFRSPKEQDGIVRDLARGKIDIIIGTHRLLSNDVVFRDLGLVIVDEEQRFGVRHKERLKQLRAEVDVLTLTATPIPRTLHMALSGIRDLSVINTPPEDRLPIKTYVVPADDHLIQEVIRRELEREGQVYFVHNRVQSIYHVAERLRRLVPEARIAVGHGQLAERNLERVMMDFFEGRYDVLVCTTIIESGLDVPNANTIIIDDATHYGLAQLYQLRGRVGRGATRAYAYLLYNPAAPMTSDARQRLEAIQEATELGAGFRVAMRDLEIRGAGNLLGSEQSGHIAAVGFDLYSRLLEQAVQQLKRDVDELTVDRGFTPSPTEMAAGLCAPTVSEKVLVAPLVTIDLPLTAYLPPTYIADETVRLAVYQRMIDADTIEEVRSLRQELIDRFGGPLPEPVLHLILWLQIRFLALQAGVASITTEGDVFLIRLMTSLTPAMRDRLRRRFPRDAALKLGQQSIRLERRLVGAQWPERLLAVIEVLVAEAG